One window from the genome of Archaeoglobus neptunius encodes:
- a CDS encoding tetratricopeptide repeat protein translates to MEKFIESIANFIDEDDVKILKALSSDPIVMHSVKRIFENPDKVGKYLILLRDAPAAVYIVAKVAERLSRYLDGEDEAKCFAIFLTALRELRGCNERKLLQNMFLLLKEAIERRLVEGKYEDAAKLVMEFQDFGFRGYIRKVLFFALEVSEDGDYRRAIRILDLLPGIDAVVDAKSSVLLEWGRALAMSNPEAGLKKIEESLRLKDTVEARLAMAEIYESMGNYEKAYFIYSTLSASYPGIERKISRMLMEWGEETGDVDKLREAYNLAMNDRLLAEEIERRIKKMESQRLSGS, encoded by the coding sequence ATGGAAAAGTTCATTGAGAGTATTGCCAATTTTATCGATGAAGATGATGTGAAGATACTGAAGGCCCTTAGCAGCGATCCTATAGTTATGCATTCCGTTAAAAGAATCTTTGAAAATCCTGATAAGGTTGGTAAGTACCTCATTCTACTTCGTGACGCTCCTGCTGCCGTGTATATCGTGGCGAAGGTTGCCGAAAGACTGTCCAGATATCTTGATGGTGAGGATGAGGCCAAATGCTTTGCAATCTTTCTGACAGCCCTCAGAGAGTTGAGGGGATGTAATGAAAGAAAACTTCTCCAGAACATGTTTTTATTGCTAAAGGAAGCAATTGAAAGGCGCCTGGTCGAGGGAAAGTATGAGGATGCGGCAAAGCTTGTTATGGAGTTTCAGGACTTCGGATTCAGGGGATACATCAGGAAGGTGCTTTTCTTTGCCCTGGAAGTTTCGGAAGACGGGGATTACAGAAGGGCGATTAGAATTCTAGACCTGTTACCCGGAATAGATGCTGTTGTTGATGCAAAGAGCAGCGTCCTTCTTGAATGGGGCAGAGCACTGGCGATGAGCAATCCCGAGGCCGGTTTAAAGAAAATTGAAGAATCGTTAAGGTTGAAAGATACCGTTGAGGCAAGGCTTGCTATGGCTGAGATATATGAATCCATGGGCAACTATGAAAAGGCCTACTTCATCTATTCGACTTTGAGCGCTTCGTATCCTGGCATTGAGAGGAAAATTTCTAGAATGCTGATGGAGTGGGGAGAGGAAACAGGAGATGTGGATAAACTAAGGGAAGCATACAACCTTGCAATGAATGACAGACTGCTGGCGGAGGAGATAGAGCGGAGAATTAAGAAGATGGAAAGTCAGAGACTTTCCGGATCGTAG
- a CDS encoding bifunctional L-myo-inositol-1-phosphate cytidylyltransferase/CDP-L-myo-inositol myo-inositolphosphotransferase has translation MKAVILAAGLGTRLGGVPKPLVKVGGQEILLRTMKLLSPYVSEFVIVSSVYAERINEFLRDKGFKYTIVKNESPERGNGYSLLISKDFVDRDFILVMGDHIYSREFIEEAVKGRGLIADRSPRFVEIKEATKVKVDGGRIEDIGKELETFDCVDTGFFILDTSIFNVADELKELNEIPLSEVVKRARLPVSYVDGRLWMDVDTKEDVRKANRLLIKTAVKGEGDGFISRHLNRKISTEISAMVVNRLNPSHMTVISFLTGIISSLFLFFNVPLAGFMYQFSSVLDGCDGEIARASMRTSKKGGYADSILDRFVDFLFLAILAILYPENLQIGLFAIFGSIMVSYSTEKYKAEYGESIYRKIKKMRYLPGKRDERIFLIMIFCLLAYFGKFWIQLMFWSIAVLSILRVLATLLIVVKS, from the coding sequence ATGAAGGCGGTCATACTTGCCGCTGGATTGGGCACAAGGCTTGGTGGAGTTCCAAAGCCACTGGTCAAGGTTGGCGGGCAGGAAATACTACTGAGAACGATGAAACTCCTTTCACCATACGTTTCAGAGTTCGTAATCGTATCAAGCGTATACGCAGAGAGAATTAATGAATTTCTCAGAGATAAGGGATTCAAATACACCATCGTAAAAAACGAGAGCCCGGAGAGGGGGAACGGCTATTCGCTTTTAATTTCAAAGGATTTCGTGGATCGTGACTTCATTCTCGTGATGGGAGATCATATTTACAGCAGAGAGTTTATAGAGGAGGCAGTAAAAGGAAGGGGACTGATCGCTGACAGAAGCCCGAGATTCGTTGAGATCAAAGAGGCAACAAAAGTTAAGGTTGATGGTGGCAGGATTGAGGACATAGGAAAAGAACTGGAGACGTTTGATTGCGTTGACACGGGGTTCTTCATCCTAGACACAAGCATATTCAACGTTGCGGATGAACTGAAGGAGTTGAATGAAATTCCGCTCAGTGAAGTTGTGAAGAGGGCAAGATTGCCCGTTTCGTACGTTGATGGAAGGCTGTGGATGGATGTGGATACCAAAGAGGACGTGAGAAAGGCAAACAGGCTGCTGATCAAAACTGCCGTTAAGGGTGAAGGGGATGGTTTCATTTCCAGACACCTAAACCGGAAGATATCAACAGAGATATCCGCAATGGTCGTCAACAGGCTTAATCCCTCCCATATGACGGTGATATCCTTTCTGACAGGCATAATCTCCTCTCTATTCCTGTTCTTCAACGTCCCGTTAGCAGGATTCATGTACCAGTTCTCTTCAGTTCTCGATGGATGTGACGGTGAAATCGCCAGAGCCTCAATGAGGACGTCGAAAAAAGGTGGTTACGCCGACTCGATCCTCGACAGATTCGTCGACTTCCTGTTTCTGGCAATATTGGCAATCCTATATCCCGAAAATCTGCAGATAGGACTGTTTGCCATATTTGGAAGTATTATGGTAAGTTACTCCACCGAGAAGTACAAGGCAGAGTATGGGGAGAGTATATACAGAAAAATTAAAAAAATGAGGTACTTGCCAGGAAAAAGGGATGAAAGGATTTTTCTAATAATGATTTTCTGCCTTCTGGCATATTTCGGAAAATTCTGGATCCAACTGATGTTCTGGTCTATAGCAGTTCTGAGCATCTTGAGGGTTCTGGCCACACTTTTAATTGTTGTAAAAAGCTAA
- a CDS encoding acyl-CoA dehydrogenase family protein, whose protein sequence is MNFEFDEEHRILRDAVREFAEKEIRPYGKEYDEKGEYPWDIFRKAAKLGYVGADIPEEYGGSEMDYLGCAIIAEEFTRADSSIGSAVLTASLGCPMVRYFGTEEQKENYLPLVVKGKTPSAIAITEPDAGSDVQAIKTRAERVEGGWKLNGTKTFITNGSISDWVVVLAKTDMSAGYRGISAFLVETDRDGYEARRIKKMGLNCHDTAEIYLKDLFVPENNLIGNENFGFYQLMRFFNESRVFVGAVQLGMAVGAYERALEYAKQRKAFGKPLIEHQAIQFKLADMWKDIEAARLLVYRAAWMIDSGKADPAFSSAAKLFASETAVRVTYEALQIFGGYGYSKEYDIERYYRDARVGTIYEGTSEIQRLIIARMLSGKLRF, encoded by the coding sequence ATGAACTTTGAGTTTGATGAGGAACACAGAATTCTTCGAGATGCCGTAAGGGAGTTTGCGGAAAAAGAAATCAGGCCTTACGGAAAGGAATATGATGAGAAGGGGGAATATCCGTGGGATATTTTCAGGAAAGCTGCCAAACTGGGCTACGTTGGAGCGGACATCCCTGAGGAGTACGGTGGTTCGGAGATGGACTATTTGGGCTGCGCTATAATCGCTGAGGAATTCACAAGGGCAGACAGCAGCATAGGTTCGGCAGTTCTTACCGCTTCTCTCGGCTGTCCGATGGTGAGGTACTTCGGAACGGAAGAACAGAAAGAGAATTACCTGCCACTCGTTGTTAAAGGCAAGACTCCATCAGCGATTGCAATCACGGAGCCTGATGCTGGAAGCGATGTTCAGGCCATAAAAACGAGGGCGGAAAGAGTGGAAGGCGGCTGGAAGCTAAATGGGACAAAGACGTTCATCACCAATGGAAGCATCTCGGACTGGGTTGTTGTTCTGGCCAAAACAGACATGAGCGCAGGCTACAGAGGAATATCTGCGTTTCTTGTTGAAACGGACCGGGACGGTTATGAGGCCAGAAGAATAAAGAAAATGGGACTGAACTGCCACGATACTGCTGAGATATACCTGAAAGACCTTTTCGTTCCTGAAAACAACCTTATAGGGAATGAGAATTTTGGTTTCTACCAGCTAATGAGGTTCTTTAATGAGAGCAGAGTTTTTGTGGGTGCGGTACAGCTCGGAATGGCTGTTGGAGCGTACGAAAGGGCACTGGAATATGCCAAACAGCGAAAAGCGTTCGGAAAACCTCTGATCGAGCATCAGGCAATTCAGTTCAAGCTTGCAGACATGTGGAAGGACATAGAGGCTGCAAGACTTCTCGTATACAGAGCTGCATGGATGATAGATAGTGGTAAGGCCGATCCTGCTTTTAGTTCTGCAGCGAAGCTCTTTGCAAGTGAGACCGCTGTAAGAGTGACCTACGAAGCTTTGCAGATATTCGGTGGCTACGGCTACAGCAAGGAGTACGACATAGAAAGGTACTACAGGGATGCCAGAGTGGGGACTATATACGAAGGAACAAGCGAGATTCAGAGGCTTATTATCGCAAGAATGCTTTCGGGAAAACTTCGGTTTTGA
- a CDS encoding RNA ligase has product MNFIAKALNLSSSAAARLEERNILRKAFIKHPFFSDIVEAFRLDKKFGHYEDGTVIVKAQDGLRVFRGFPKIKRILTINPALKRHFGSRKIALEEKMNGYNVRIVRIGENIYAITRRGLFCPYTTEKAREAFTHDFFDDYPDHMLCCEAVGIASPYVPNEVYGIEGLDFFLFDVRHSSTNEPVEISEKIEIAKRYKLKLAKILKFSTPDDFESIKKVVGQLDKNGREGIVFKDVKMELQPLKYTTSYANASDLRYAFRFFGEYSRDFMLARIVREAFQSFEFGDDKEEFDARCLKIGKAILEPMVESIKRCSQGESIYEESDLIFSSQEVIELFKMHLRFLGIDFKADVSREDGGYRVKLKRVMRSTTDKINGILEGRTWK; this is encoded by the coding sequence ATGAATTTTATCGCAAAGGCTCTCAACCTATCCTCTTCTGCAGCCGCAAGACTCGAAGAAAGGAACATCCTCAGAAAAGCTTTCATAAAGCATCCCTTTTTTTCGGACATTGTCGAAGCTTTCAGGCTTGATAAAAAATTCGGACACTATGAAGACGGCACAGTTATTGTAAAGGCACAGGATGGGTTGAGAGTTTTCAGGGGATTTCCGAAAATAAAGCGCATTCTGACGATCAATCCTGCCCTCAAAAGGCACTTTGGCAGCAGAAAAATTGCGCTGGAAGAGAAAATGAACGGATACAACGTCAGAATTGTTAGAATTGGCGAGAACATCTACGCTATTACCAGACGTGGGTTGTTCTGTCCATATACAACCGAGAAGGCAAGAGAAGCTTTCACCCATGATTTTTTTGACGACTATCCGGATCACATGCTCTGCTGCGAGGCTGTTGGGATCGCTTCTCCCTACGTTCCAAACGAGGTTTACGGCATTGAGGGACTCGATTTTTTCCTTTTTGACGTGAGACACTCCAGTACAAATGAACCCGTTGAAATTTCAGAAAAGATTGAAATCGCAAAAAGATACAAACTAAAATTGGCCAAGATACTCAAGTTTTCGACCCCGGATGACTTTGAAAGTATAAAAAAGGTCGTTGGCCAGCTCGATAAAAATGGAAGAGAGGGAATCGTTTTCAAGGATGTGAAAATGGAGCTTCAGCCGCTAAAGTATACGACAAGTTACGCAAATGCCTCCGATCTCAGATATGCTTTCAGATTCTTTGGTGAATACTCAAGAGATTTTATGCTTGCGAGGATAGTTAGAGAGGCTTTTCAGAGCTTTGAGTTCGGAGATGACAAGGAAGAGTTCGATGCCCGATGCCTGAAAATAGGAAAAGCGATTTTAGAGCCCATGGTTGAAAGCATAAAGAGATGCAGTCAGGGTGAATCGATATATGAAGAGAGCGATCTGATATTCTCCAGCCAGGAGGTTATCGAGCTTTTCAAAATGCACCTGAGATTCCTTGGCATTGACTTTAAGGCTGATGTGAGCAGAGAGGATGGCGGGTACAGGGTAAAGTTAAAAAGGGTTATGAGGAGTACAACTGATAAGATAAATGGAATACTGGAAGGCCGAACCTGGAAGTAG
- the fen gene encoding flap endonuclease-1, whose product MGADIGDLFEREEVELEHFSGRKIAIDAFNTLYQFISIIRQPDGTPLKDSQGRITSHLSGILYRVSNMVDVGIRPVFVFDGEPPEFKKAEIEERKRRREEAEEKWMAAVQAGEKDARKYAQAAGRVDEYIIGSSKELLGYMGIPFVDAPSEGEAQAAYMAAKGDVHFTGSQDYDSLLFGSPKLARNLAITGKRKLPGKNVYIDVKPEIISLTENLKRLGITREQLVDIAILVGTDYNEGVRGVGVKKALNYIKTYGDVFKALKALKVEIEFVEDIRDFFLNPPVTDDYRIEFHEPDFEKAVEFLCEEHDFSRERVEKALEKMKGLKSTQETLERWF is encoded by the coding sequence ATGGGTGCTGATATTGGCGACCTCTTCGAAAGGGAGGAAGTTGAACTCGAGCATTTTTCAGGCAGAAAAATTGCTATTGATGCGTTCAACACACTCTACCAGTTTATATCCATCATCAGACAACCGGACGGAACCCCCCTTAAGGATTCACAGGGTAGAATTACATCCCACCTTTCTGGAATACTGTACAGGGTATCAAACATGGTGGATGTTGGTATCAGACCTGTTTTCGTTTTTGATGGTGAGCCGCCTGAGTTCAAAAAAGCAGAGATTGAGGAGAGAAAGAGAAGAAGAGAGGAAGCCGAGGAAAAGTGGATGGCAGCCGTTCAGGCAGGAGAGAAAGATGCAAGGAAATATGCTCAGGCGGCAGGCAGGGTGGATGAGTACATCATAGGTTCTTCCAAAGAGCTTCTCGGTTACATGGGCATACCGTTTGTTGATGCACCCTCTGAGGGTGAGGCTCAGGCAGCGTACATGGCTGCAAAGGGCGATGTTCATTTTACTGGCAGTCAGGACTACGACTCACTTCTTTTTGGAAGTCCAAAGCTGGCGAGAAATCTGGCGATTACTGGCAAAAGAAAGCTTCCGGGCAAGAACGTTTACATCGACGTAAAGCCAGAAATCATATCGCTAACCGAGAATCTGAAAAGACTGGGGATAACAAGGGAACAGCTCGTTGACATAGCCATCCTTGTCGGCACTGATTACAATGAGGGGGTCAGGGGTGTGGGGGTTAAAAAGGCTCTTAACTATATCAAAACCTACGGCGATGTATTCAAGGCTTTGAAAGCTCTGAAAGTTGAAATAGAGTTTGTTGAAGATATCAGAGATTTTTTCCTGAATCCACCAGTTACCGATGACTACAGGATTGAGTTCCACGAGCCAGATTTTGAAAAGGCAGTGGAATTTCTATGCGAGGAACACGACTTCAGCAGAGAAAGAGTTGAAAAAGCTCTGGAAAAGATGAAAGGTCTGAAATCTACCCAGGAGACATTGGAAAGGTGGTTCTGA
- a CDS encoding Na+/H+ antiporter, with the protein MFVDLNEIVVEFVELLMIAVVVAVAVKFTKFPYTIALVVAGFFVGISGLLPEIPLTRELVFTVILPPLLFEAALNMDLHELRENLKPVSTMAFFGVVVSTLVVGYALHYFCGFPLELALLLGAIVSPTDPVSVLATFKSISAPKRLSAIIEGESVLNDGAAVVVFAIMYEMLKSGSFNLFSGVVDFILVCAGGVIVGAVLGYLAYRILSGIDDHMVEIAITIVLAYSSFLVAENFHVSGVIAAVSAGLIVGNYGRIFSMSPSTRIVLMDFWSVVVFLVNSVVFILIGINTHLNIFYSWKAILVAILAVLLARAAVVYPVMTWLRFPSLWKHTVFWGGLRGVIPVALALSFGNVQVSTITFGVVIFSLTVQGLTLEIFVRKRFRDVKKTELERAIARYIAAKSARYELKRAVEEGKVVEPVAERLMGDLDREIAGARAELQETLKLESGSDIVKRARKYVLNAKKSALREASSRGVVSPDVVDEVLREIDEEIAGLDES; encoded by the coding sequence ATGTTTGTGGATCTGAATGAAATTGTTGTGGAGTTTGTGGAGCTTTTAATGATTGCTGTTGTCGTTGCAGTGGCTGTAAAGTTTACAAAATTTCCCTACACAATTGCTCTTGTAGTTGCTGGTTTCTTTGTAGGCATTTCTGGATTACTTCCGGAGATTCCACTTACAAGAGAACTGGTTTTTACTGTTATTCTTCCACCCCTCCTTTTTGAGGCCGCCTTAAATATGGACCTCCATGAGTTGAGGGAGAACCTTAAGCCAGTTTCAACCATGGCCTTTTTTGGAGTTGTGGTATCAACCCTGGTAGTCGGTTACGCCTTACATTACTTCTGCGGATTCCCTCTTGAACTTGCTCTTCTTCTCGGTGCGATAGTGTCTCCTACAGATCCTGTTTCGGTTTTGGCCACATTTAAGTCGATTTCAGCTCCAAAAAGGCTGTCTGCGATAATAGAGGGTGAGAGTGTACTGAATGACGGTGCAGCGGTTGTGGTTTTTGCCATAATGTATGAAATGCTTAAGAGCGGAAGCTTCAACCTTTTTTCGGGTGTTGTTGACTTCATTCTGGTTTGTGCGGGGGGTGTGATTGTTGGTGCTGTTCTCGGATATCTCGCATACAGAATTCTTTCCGGAATAGACGACCACATGGTTGAGATAGCTATCACAATAGTACTTGCCTATTCGAGTTTTCTTGTGGCGGAAAATTTCCATGTTTCTGGAGTGATAGCTGCCGTCTCTGCAGGTCTTATTGTTGGAAATTACGGAAGGATTTTTTCCATGTCTCCTTCCACCAGGATAGTTTTGATGGATTTTTGGAGTGTTGTTGTTTTTCTCGTGAATTCGGTTGTATTCATTCTGATAGGTATCAACACTCACTTAAACATTTTTTATTCCTGGAAAGCGATTCTGGTTGCCATACTTGCCGTTCTGCTTGCAAGGGCGGCCGTTGTTTATCCGGTGATGACGTGGCTCAGGTTTCCCAGCCTGTGGAAGCATACCGTTTTTTGGGGTGGATTAAGAGGCGTCATTCCGGTTGCGCTGGCCCTCAGCTTTGGAAATGTCCAGGTTTCCACCATAACTTTTGGCGTCGTCATTTTTTCGCTTACTGTGCAGGGTCTGACTCTTGAAATTTTCGTCAGAAAGAGATTCAGGGATGTGAAGAAAACAGAGCTTGAGAGGGCAATTGCGAGGTACATAGCTGCAAAAAGTGCGAGATATGAGCTGAAAAGGGCGGTTGAGGAGGGCAAGGTTGTTGAACCTGTGGCTGAGAGACTTATGGGGGATCTTGACAGAGAGATTGCAGGAGCAAGGGCGGAACTTCAGGAGACGCTAAAACTGGAAAGCGGCTCAGATATTGTTAAAAGGGCGAGAAAATACGTTCTGAATGCGAAAAAGAGTGCGTTGAGGGAGGCCAGCTCAAGGGGCGTCGTATCGCCTGATGTGGTGGATGAGGTTCTTAGGGAAATTGATGAAGAGATTGCAGGACTTGACGAGAGTTAG
- a CDS encoding AMP-binding protein has translation MLRYKIGFPSLYYPKISLADRIDSAANRYGEKIAIISAEPKFPSEFPEKMSFVEIAETTKRLAGGFSRRGVKKGEHVAVCIPNSIDYIMTVYALWRTAATPVPVNPMYKPFELEHILNDSEATTLVVHKMLYENFRQVIDKTRIERIFVVGGEENNLSELMDEGSDDFENVKVNPEEDVALLPYTGGTTGFPKGVMLTHFNLTANALQLAVAAGLSHMDTIVGCMPMFHSAEFGLVNLMVTVGNEYVVMGMFNPELMAENIEKYRGTFSWAVPPALNVLVNTIENSNRTYDWSYLKTFATGAWPVAPALVERLLKVAAEKCNNPRLKHNQIWGMTEASPMTTTNPALRLDKSTTQGIPLSDVELKIISLEDGRELGVGESGEIVIRGPNVFRGYWKREKENEECWWYDANGKKFFRTGDIGFIDDEGFLHFQDRVKEVIKYKGYTIAPFELEALLMKHEAVMDVAVIGKPDEEAGEIPKAFIVLKPEYRGKIDEQSIIEWVRERISGYKRVREVEFVDELPRTASGKLLRRILREKEMKS, from the coding sequence ATGCTCAGATACAAAATTGGTTTTCCAAGCCTTTATTACCCGAAAATTTCTCTTGCGGACAGGATAGACAGCGCAGCAAATAGGTATGGTGAGAAAATTGCCATAATTTCTGCAGAGCCGAAGTTTCCGTCGGAGTTCCCCGAGAAAATGAGCTTTGTTGAAATTGCGGAGACTACGAAAAGGCTTGCAGGAGGATTCTCAAGGAGAGGTGTTAAAAAAGGTGAACATGTGGCGGTCTGCATACCCAATTCCATTGATTACATTATGACCGTTTACGCCCTGTGGAGAACTGCAGCCACACCCGTTCCGGTAAATCCAATGTACAAGCCTTTCGAGCTTGAACACATACTCAACGACAGTGAGGCCACGACACTTGTTGTGCACAAAATGCTTTACGAGAACTTCAGGCAGGTAATTGATAAGACGAGAATTGAAAGGATTTTTGTCGTTGGTGGTGAGGAAAACAACCTTTCGGAGCTGATGGATGAGGGCAGCGATGATTTTGAGAATGTAAAGGTAAATCCTGAGGAGGATGTAGCGCTCCTGCCATACACTGGGGGAACCACAGGATTTCCGAAGGGAGTAATGCTAACTCACTTCAATCTGACGGCCAACGCTCTGCAGCTCGCAGTTGCGGCAGGCTTATCGCACATGGACACAATTGTTGGCTGCATGCCCATGTTCCATTCTGCTGAGTTCGGACTCGTCAATCTGATGGTGACTGTAGGAAATGAATACGTCGTAATGGGAATGTTCAATCCTGAGCTCATGGCGGAGAACATCGAAAAGTACAGGGGGACGTTTTCCTGGGCGGTTCCACCGGCTCTTAACGTGCTTGTCAATACTATCGAAAACAGCAACAGAACATATGACTGGAGCTATCTGAAGACATTTGCAACCGGAGCATGGCCTGTAGCACCGGCACTGGTGGAGAGGCTTCTAAAGGTTGCTGCGGAGAAGTGCAACAATCCGAGGCTCAAACACAATCAAATATGGGGAATGACAGAAGCCAGTCCGATGACGACAACAAATCCTGCTCTCAGGCTGGACAAAAGCACAACTCAGGGCATCCCGCTTTCGGATGTTGAGCTGAAAATAATATCTCTTGAGGACGGAAGGGAACTTGGTGTTGGGGAGAGTGGTGAAATAGTGATAAGAGGACCAAATGTGTTTAGAGGGTACTGGAAAAGGGAGAAGGAGAATGAAGAATGCTGGTGGTACGATGCTAATGGGAAAAAGTTCTTCAGGACAGGGGATATCGGTTTTATCGATGATGAGGGTTTTCTGCACTTTCAGGACAGGGTGAAGGAAGTTATAAAGTACAAGGGGTACACAATCGCTCCATTCGAGCTTGAGGCTTTGCTGATGAAACATGAGGCAGTAATGGATGTTGCTGTGATAGGCAAGCCAGATGAAGAGGCGGGAGAGATACCAAAGGCTTTTATCGTTCTTAAACCGGAGTACAGGGGAAAGATTGACGAACAGTCCATCATAGAGTGGGTAAGGGAGAGAATATCGGGATACAAAAGGGTAAGAGAAGTGGAGTTTGTTGATGAGCTGCCCAGAACAGCCTCAGGAAAGCTGTTAAGGAGGATTTTAAGGGAAAAGGAGATGAAGAGTTAG
- a CDS encoding CBS domain-containing protein — MKNKKPGSVMDIATKEVFTLPPTSTIMNALKTMIRENFRRIPIADAGTKRLEGIISATDFVNLFGGGSKFGIVSGKYGGNLAAAVNSEVEKIMESKVVTVDYTASFEDAVEIMFEKKVGGCPIINEDEKVVGIITERDVLNYLGRNGDLDGIASEYMTNSVVTLKPRESIEKAMRTMIEKKLRRLPIIDDGILVGLITVREILRYFGTGEAFRMLTSGNIKEAIEKPISTILTNDDILVYKDILTFPKDTSISQLVRAMIDKGYGAALIVESGKLEGIITERDLIKFLYTKS; from the coding sequence TTGAAAAACAAAAAACCTGGAAGTGTAATGGATATTGCCACAAAAGAAGTTTTCACTCTCCCTCCGACCTCAACCATAATGAATGCGCTGAAAACCATGATTAGGGAGAACTTCAGGAGGATTCCCATTGCAGATGCGGGCACGAAAAGACTCGAGGGGATCATATCCGCAACAGACTTTGTGAACTTGTTTGGAGGGGGAAGTAAATTTGGAATTGTAAGCGGAAAGTATGGCGGTAATCTTGCCGCCGCTGTTAACAGCGAGGTTGAAAAGATTATGGAATCAAAGGTTGTTACAGTAGACTACACCGCATCATTTGAGGATGCGGTCGAAATTATGTTTGAGAAAAAGGTTGGTGGATGTCCCATCATAAATGAAGACGAAAAAGTCGTAGGGATTATTACGGAAAGAGACGTGCTGAACTATCTTGGTCGCAATGGAGATCTGGATGGAATTGCATCGGAATATATGACGAACAGCGTTGTAACTCTCAAACCCAGAGAGTCCATAGAGAAGGCGATGAGGACCATGATAGAAAAGAAGCTCAGAAGACTGCCAATTATAGATGACGGCATTCTCGTTGGGCTGATAACTGTAAGGGAAATTCTCAGATACTTCGGTACTGGAGAGGCTTTCAGAATGCTCACGAGTGGAAATATAAAGGAGGCAATAGAAAAGCCAATTTCAACAATCCTCACCAATGACGATATACTCGTTTACAAGGATATTCTGACCTTTCCAAAGGATACAAGTATTTCACAGCTCGTTAGAGCGATGATTGATAAGGGATATGGCGCCGCTCTCATAGTCGAGTCAGGAAAGCTGGAAGGAATCATAACAGAGAGAGATTTAATCAAGTTCCTATATACAAAATCATGA
- a CDS encoding CBS domain-containing protein yields the protein MQSDIPVKEVMTTVVCTVKMTDSVHNLAKKLVEYGVGSAVVLDNGLPVGIVTEKDLISKIVARNKVPSEVIVEEVMSQPVITINPNTSLREAARIMMKRGIRRLPVVNNSGELIGIITDNDILSVSLDLGEFASLITQDAIGYSSQVVEGPVIEEEEDTGGICDKCGKYTDKLYSYNGLRLCEDCADAEK from the coding sequence ATGCAGTCAGACATTCCAGTAAAAGAAGTGATGACAACAGTTGTCTGTACCGTCAAAATGACGGATAGCGTTCATAATCTGGCCAAAAAACTCGTAGAATACGGTGTTGGCAGCGCTGTTGTTCTCGATAATGGACTTCCTGTTGGAATTGTGACAGAAAAAGATCTCATTTCAAAAATAGTTGCGAGAAATAAAGTACCGAGCGAAGTTATTGTAGAGGAGGTTATGTCACAGCCGGTAATCACAATCAATCCGAATACAAGTCTTAGAGAAGCGGCCAGAATTATGATGAAAAGAGGTATAAGGAGACTGCCTGTTGTAAATAACTCCGGCGAACTTATCGGGATAATAACAGACAACGACATACTCAGCGTCTCTCTGGATCTTGGTGAGTTCGCCTCCCTCATAACCCAGGACGCAATAGGCTACTCTTCCCAGGTCGTTGAAGGTCCTGTTATCGAAGAAGAAGAGGATACTGGTGGTATCTGCGATAAATGCGGGAAGTACACCGATAAACTCTACAGCTACAACGGGCTCAGGTTGTGTGAAGATTGTGCCGATGCCGAGAAATAG
- a CDS encoding MogA/MoaB family molybdenum cofactor biosynthesis protein, translated as MHERKIDYSLVIVTVSTSRYRKYGRLEGLENIPEDDGSGKLIYETFGDKAVDYCLIPDDIVEIRKTVLSAISRADVCILTGGTGLNPSDVTIEAVEPLFTKKIDGFGEIFRMLSFNEVGLAAILSRATAGLIADRVVFCLPGSKKAVRLGLNMIKNSLDHILSHARGLS; from the coding sequence ATGCATGAGAGAAAGATTGACTATTCACTTGTGATAGTTACGGTCTCGACATCGAGATACAGGAAGTACGGTCGGCTGGAGGGACTGGAAAACATTCCCGAAGATGACGGATCGGGAAAGCTGATCTATGAAACCTTCGGCGATAAGGCTGTGGATTACTGCCTGATCCCTGATGATATTGTGGAAATAAGAAAAACCGTTCTGAGTGCGATTAGCAGGGCAGACGTCTGCATTTTGACAGGTGGAACTGGTTTGAATCCGTCGGACGTTACAATTGAGGCTGTTGAACCTCTTTTCACGAAAAAAATTGATGGATTTGGGGAGATTTTCAGGATGCTGAGCTTCAACGAGGTTGGTCTGGCTGCAATACTCTCAAGAGCCACAGCGGGTCTGATAGCGGACAGAGTTGTTTTTTGTCTTCCCGGCTCTAAAAAAGCTGTCAGACTGGGACTGAACATGATAAAGAACAGTCTGGATCACATATTAAGCCATGCTAGGGGTCTCAGCTAA